In the Wyeomyia smithii strain HCP4-BCI-WySm-NY-G18 chromosome 2, ASM2978416v1, whole genome shotgun sequence genome, one interval contains:
- the LOC129720896 gene encoding toll-like receptor 6, with the protein MSLITRKLELVSLPALLLVLLVSVQVNYSLQYDSAEARYYPTSPVESNLRYDAPDDCKYRITPEDEVELVCNLRTVNSEFDNTNFSVIPSEHTASLAVICNEAIMARSKLQARSFAHLVRLKALSLEYCKIAKFENDVLVGLNDLRNFTLRTHNINWPELNLEIEPEVFASTKSLEQLDLSMNNIWSLPDHLFCSLSGLRSLNISSNRLQDVNDLGFREKSVVKEENGTHNASSVSCNLDLEDLDVSKNHFVLLPASGFGMLKRLKLLKIHDNEISMVGDKALNGLKELQILDLSSNKIVALPTDLFKDPAQSIQEIYLQNNSISVLSPGLFSKLEQLQALDLSMNQLTSAWVNRDTFSGLIRLVLLNLANNKITKLESEIFSDLYTLQILNLRHNQLEIIAADTFSPMNNLHTLLLSHNKVKYLDAYSLNGLYALSLLSLDNNVLTGVHPEAFRNCSSLQDLNLNGNELTQVPLALKDMRLLRTVDLGENSISVIEEPGFRGMNNLYGLRLISNNIENITRKAFKDLPSLQILNLARNKIQFIEKGAFEPAVSVQAIRLDGNLLTDIDGLFTAMPNLVWLNISDNKLEQFDYSQIPTHLQWLDLHKNELTELGNRYGLDNQLFLQTLDASFNRLTKVTPSSIPNSIEFLFMNDNQIVHVEQHCFIHKTNLTRVDLYANQLTGLEIKALRLQPVPEDKQLPEFYIGGNPFVCDCNIDWLQKINHVTSRQYPTINDIETVYCKLMYNRERAFIPLIEAEPKHFLCSYNTHCFALCHCCEFDACDCEMTCPNNCQCYNDNTWSTNIVECSAAGYTDIPNNIPMDTTEVYIDGNNLVELSGHSFIGRKNLRVLYVNHSNIEIIYNTTFIGLRKLTILHLEYNNIQKLYGNEFSALENLRELYLQGNKISYIEDHTFAELRKLEVLRLDGNRINSFEVWQLASNPYLVEIALANNMWTCDCGFLNKLRIYLQSNTEKIIDANEISCVYNNLTSILKEKNGTKCTFRGEGMSSIVHTQEIEDMLPLLLVATCAFVGFFGLIFGMFCYRKELKVWAHSSCFGSLCYKSGTFVNEFDKDRLYDAYIINSLQDEHFVNQILASTLENEIGFRLCLHYRDFNINTYIADTIVEAVESSKRAILVLSKNFLYNEWTRFEFKGAIHEVLKRRRKLIIILYGDLPQRDLDADMRLYLRTNTCIEWDDKKFWQKLRIALPHVKKSNCLSKRSAINIYATANEYNTAGRSRIAGAGTLPAPGPARLESHSYATIGGNCPRNCDNYDTVSNCKYNTTQHERRLNDFSRKVTAERQHEYAVPSNCLLDTTHETYNTSCERIAGETFECTSSSKYSTSSRGSSECSHSITPTHGYGGHSGPSLANGGPPNILSTNFMGKADPGGGGGVGVGVGCGAYNSTSASNNLTSSSYNSSRKPNNCVNGCNDSSVGGGGSKGDKSNSSTIGDKNNFNDRRLPQAMWA; encoded by the coding sequence atgagtttaattACGCGAAAGCTGGAGCTGGTGTCACTGCCGGCTTTGCTGCTGGTGCTGCTCGTATCCGTTCAGGTTAACTATAGTTTGCAGTATGACTCAGCCGAGGCCCGCTACTATCCGACCAGTCCGGTGGAGTCAAATCTGCGGTACGACGCTCCGGATGATTGCAAGTATCGCATCACACCGGAAGACGAGGTGGAGCTGGTGTGCAATCTGAGAACCGTGAATAGTGAGTTTGATAATACGAACTTCAGTGTGATACCATCGGAGCATACGGCTTCGCTGGCGGTGATCTGCAATGAAGCGATAATGGCAAGGAGTAAACTACAGGCGAGGTCGTTTGCCCATCTGGTTCGGCTTAAGGCCCTCTCGCTGGAGTACTGCAAGATTGCGAAGTTCGAAAACGACGTCCTGGTCGGGTTGAATGACCTGCGGAACTTCACACTGCGAACACATAATATCAACTGGCCGGAGCTGAATCTGGAAATTGAGCCAGAAGTTTTCGCCTCAACCAAGAGCTTAGAACAGTTGGATTTAAGCATGAATAATATCTGGTCGCTGCCGGATCATTTGTTTTGTTCGCTGAGTGGACTGCGGTCGTTGAATATCAGCTCGAATCGACTGCAGGATGTCAATGATTTGGGATTCCGAGAGAAGTCAGTGGTGAAGGAGGAAAATGGAACCCATAATGCAAGCTCAGTTAGCTGCAATCTTGACTTGGAAGATTTGGATGTTTCCAAAAATCATTTCGTTCTGCTGCCAGCGAGCGGTTTTGGCATGCTGAAACGATTGAAGCTGCTGAAAATTCACGATAACGAAATTTCGATGGTAGGCGATAAGGCTCTGAATGGGTTGAAAGAGTTGCAAATCTTGGATTTGAGTTCGAATAAAATCGTTGCCCTGCCAACCGATCTGTTCAAGGATCCGGCACAATCGATTCAGGAGATTTATCTGCAGAATAATTCGATCAGCGTTCTGTCTCCGGGGCTGTTCTCGAAGTTGGAACAACTGCAAGCCTTGGACTTATCGATGAATCAGCTGACCTCAGCATGGGTCAACCGAGACACCTTCTCCGGTTTGATTCGACTGGTGCTGCTGAATCTAGCTAACAATAAAATCACCAAGCTGGAATCGGAAATATTTTCCGATCTGTACACGCTGCAAATTCTAAATCTTCGACATAATCAGCTGGAAATTATTGCTGCCGATACGTTTTCCCCCATGAACAACCTGCATACGTTGCTGCTATCCCACAACAAAGTGAAATATTTGGATGCATATTCATTGAATGGCTTGTACGCTCTCTCGTTGCTATCACTGGACAACAATGTTTTAACCGGTGTCCATCCGGAGGCTTTCCGCAACTGCAGCTCGCTGCAGGATTTGAACCTAAATGGAAATGAATTGACCCAGGTGCCGTTGGCACTGAAGGATATGCGACTGCTGAGAACCGTTGATTTGGGCGAGAATTCAATCAGCGTTATCGAAGAGCCCGGATTTCGTGGAATGAACAACCTATACGGGCTGCGACTTATAAGcaacaatattgaaaacatcACCCGAAAGGCGTTCAAAGACCTACCCAGTCTGCAGATTCTGAATTTGGCTCGCAATAAGATTCAGTTTATCGAAAAAGGTGCTTTCGAGCCGGCTGTCAGTGTGCAGGCTATCCGTTTGGACGGCAATCTGCTGACTGATATCGACGGACTATTTACGGCGATGCCGAATTTGGTGTGGCTGAACATTTCCGATAACAAGCTGGAGCAATTTGATTACTCGCAGATTCCGACCCACTTGCAGTGGCTGGATTTGCATAAGAACGAGTTGACCGAGCTGGGAAACCGGTACGGATTGGATAATCAGCTGTTTCTGCAGACGCTGGATGCTAGCTTCAATCGGTTGACGAAGGTGACACCGTCTTCGATTCCGAACTCGATTGAGTTTCTGTTTATGAACGATAATCAGATTGTGCATGTGGAGCAGCACTGCTTTATCCATAAGACGAACCTAACGAGGGTAGATTTGTACGCAAATCAGCTGACCGGGTTGGAGATTAAGGCACTGAGACTGCAGCCGGTGCCGGAGGACAAGCAGTTGCCGGAGTTTTACATCGGTGGAAATCCGTTCGTGTGCGATTGCAACATCGATTGGTTGCAGAAGATAAACCATGTGACTTCCCGTCAGTATCCGACGATTAATGACATTGAGACGGTGTACTGCAAGCTAATGTACAACCGGGAGCGAGCTTTCATTCCGCTAATCGAGGCAGAACCGAAGCATTTTCTCTGCAGCTATAACACGCACTGTTTCGCGCTCTGTCACTGTTGTGAGTTTGATGCGTGCGATTGTGAAATGACGTGCCCGAACAACTGTCAGTGCTATAATGACAACACCTGGTCGACGAATATCGTCGAGTGCTCGGCTGCAGGATACACGGACATTCCGAATAATATTCCAATGGACACGACTGAGGTGTACATCGATGGGAACAACTTGGTGGAACTGTCCGGGCATAGTTTTATTGGGCGGAAAAATCTTCGAGTGCTGTACGTGAATCATTCCAATATTGAGATTATTTACAACACGACGTTCATTGGTTTGAGGAAGTTGACGATTCTGCACTTGGAGTATAATAATATTCAGAAGCTGTATGGAAACGAGTTCAGTGCGTTGGAGAATTTACGTGAGCTCTATCTGCAAGGGAATAAGATCTCGTACATTGAGGATCATACGTTTGCTGAGCTGCGAAAGTTGGAAGTGCTGCGGTTGGATGGGAATAGGATCAACAGTTTTGAAGTTTGGCAGCTGGCCTCGAATCCTTACCTGGTGGAGATTGCGTTGGCCAACAATATGTGGACTTGTGATTGCGGTTTCTTGAACAAGCTAAGAATTTACCTGCAGTCGAATACGGAGAAGATCATCGATGCTAATGAGATCAGCTGTGTTTATAATAATTTGACGAGTATTCTGAAGGAGAAaaatggaaccaagtgtactttCCGCGGAGAGGGAATGAGTTCGATTGTGCATACGCAGGAGATTGAGGATATGCTTCCGCTGCTGTTGGTGGCTACATGTGCGTTTGTTGGCTTCTTCGGGCTGATTTTTGGAATGTTCTGCTACCGTAAGGAGCTGAAGGTGTGGGCCCACAGCAGCTGCTTCGGATCATTGTGCTACAAGTCCGGTACTTTCGTGAATGAGTTCGACAAGGATAGACTGTACGACGCGTACATCATCAACTCACTACAGGATGAACATTTCGTTAATCAAATCCTGGCGTCGACACTGGAAAACGAAATCGGATTCCGACTGTGCTTGCACTACAGAGATTTCAACATCAACACCTACATTGCCGATACGATCGTGGAAGCGGTGGAGAGTTCCAAACGTGCCATTTTAGTGCTATCAAAGAATTTCCTGTACAACGAGTGGACTCGGTTTGAGTTCAAAGGAGCGATCCACGAAGTGCTGAAGCGTAGAAGGAAACTGATCATCATCCTGTACGGTGATCTTCCACAGCGTGATCTGGACGCTGATATGCGTTTGTATCTCCGGACGAACACCTGCATCGAATGGGATGACAAAAAGTTCTGGCAGAAACTTCGAATCGCGCTACCACATGTGAAGAAGAGCAACTGCTTGAGCAAACGCTCGGCGATCAATATCTACGCTACGGCCAATGAGTACAACACTGCTGGGCGATCGCGAATTGCTGGGGCGGGAACACTGCCGGCTCCAGGTCCTGCGAGGCTCGAAAGCCACAGCTACGCTACCATAGGAGGCAACTGCCCGAGAAACTGTGATAATTATGATACGGTTAGTAATTGTAAATATAACACAACGCAGCATGAAAGGCGGCTGAACGACTTCAGCCGGAAGGTGACGGCGGAGAGACAACACGAGTATGCGGTTCCTTCCAACTGTCTGCTGGATACGACACACGAAACGTACAACACCAGCTGCGAGCGGATCGCTGGGGAAACGTTCGAGTGTACCTCCAGCAGCAAATATTCCACGTCGTCGCGGGGTTCGAGTGAGTGTTCACACTCGATCACACCGACCCATGGTTACGGTGGACATTCGGGTCCGTCACTGGCGAACGGTGGCCCGCCGAATATCCTCTCCACCAACTTCATGGGTAAGGCCGATCCTGGCGGAGGTGGCGGCGTCGGCGTCGGTGTCGGTTGCGGCGCTTACAACAGTACCAGTGCTTCTAACAATTTGACTAGTAGTAGTTACAATAGCAGTAGGAAACCGAACAATTGTGTTAATGGATGCAATGACAGTAGTGTTGGTGGTGGTGGTAGCAAAGGTGATAAGTCCAACTCGAGCACGATTGGAGACAAGAATAATTTCAATGATAGAAGACTGCCACAGGCGATGTGGGCATAA